A region of Paraburkholderia sp. BL23I1N1 DNA encodes the following proteins:
- a CDS encoding metal/formaldehyde-sensitive transcriptional repressor, with product MSHTIREKKKLLNRVRRIKGQVEAIERALEEEQGCIDVLQQITSCRGAMNGLLAVVLEDHIRTHLVDAESHEESTGSATDQLIEVVHSYFK from the coding sequence ATGAGTCACACCATTCGCGAAAAAAAGAAGCTGCTCAACCGCGTCCGGCGCATCAAGGGGCAGGTTGAAGCCATTGAGCGCGCACTCGAGGAAGAGCAGGGGTGCATTGACGTCCTGCAGCAGATAACCAGTTGCCGCGGCGCAATGAACGGCCTGCTGGCGGTGGTGCTCGAGGACCATATCCGCACCCATCTCGTCGATGCGGAATCCCATGAAGAATCGACCGGCAGCGCGACTGACCAGCTTATCGAGGTCGTTCACAGCTATTTCAAGTAG
- a CDS encoding efflux transporter outer membrane subunit, with protein MIDVSPCLVRRRRLCVALCGCAAVAGCMVGPDYRTPPAPATDTYTASPMPEQTASSPGAAGLPQRFVPGQDIPAAWWALFHCEPLDALIRQALVNSPNIAAAQAALRQARENFVAQAGGTLLPGVDAQLGATREKLNGIAFGQPGVVDEFNLYNASVNVSYKLDVFGGTRRELEALHAQVDYQRFQLQAAYLAMSANIVTAAVKEASLRAQIEATEQIAAEEDDELGVLGKQFELGGVGRTTVLAQQTLVAQTRATLPPLHQQLDQARHQLAVLAGKLPSDIALPEFRLDMFSLPETLPVSLPSALVQQRPDILAADAVLHQASAQVGVATAAMYPQITLSASYGAEALTPAQVFRAGSTIWSLGAGLLQPVFHGGQLSAQKRAAEAAYEQADAQYRETVLLAFQNVADSLRALDHDATGLKAQTDAWRSAGDSLDLTRGQYRIGGVSYLALLDAQRQYHQTVVSRAQAQASRYADTAALFQALGGGWWNAAAPATAATTH; from the coding sequence ATGATCGACGTTAGCCCGTGTCTTGTCCGGCGGCGGCGCCTGTGCGTCGCACTCTGCGGTTGCGCCGCAGTGGCCGGCTGCATGGTCGGTCCCGATTACCGCACGCCCCCCGCACCCGCTACCGACACCTATACCGCCTCGCCGATGCCCGAGCAGACGGCCTCCTCTCCTGGGGCCGCCGGCTTGCCGCAACGCTTTGTGCCGGGACAGGACATTCCCGCCGCCTGGTGGGCGCTCTTTCATTGCGAGCCGCTCGACGCGCTGATCCGCCAGGCCCTCGTGAACAGCCCAAACATCGCCGCGGCGCAAGCCGCATTGCGGCAAGCGCGCGAGAACTTCGTTGCGCAAGCCGGCGGCACCCTTCTGCCCGGCGTCGACGCGCAGCTCGGCGCCACGCGCGAAAAATTGAACGGCATCGCGTTCGGCCAGCCCGGCGTAGTCGATGAATTCAATCTCTACAACGCATCGGTGAACGTGTCGTACAAACTCGACGTGTTCGGCGGTACGCGGCGCGAGCTCGAAGCGTTGCACGCGCAGGTTGATTACCAGCGCTTCCAGTTGCAGGCCGCCTATCTCGCCATGTCCGCCAACATCGTGACCGCGGCCGTCAAGGAAGCGTCACTGCGTGCCCAGATCGAGGCCACCGAGCAGATCGCCGCGGAAGAAGACGATGAACTGGGCGTACTCGGCAAGCAATTCGAACTGGGGGGCGTGGGCCGCACGACGGTACTCGCGCAACAGACCCTGGTGGCGCAGACCCGCGCAACGCTCCCGCCGCTGCACCAGCAACTCGACCAGGCGCGTCACCAGCTCGCCGTGCTGGCCGGCAAACTGCCGAGCGACATCGCACTGCCCGAATTCAGGCTCGACATGTTTTCGTTGCCCGAGACGCTGCCGGTCAGTCTTCCGTCGGCACTTGTTCAGCAACGGCCCGACATTCTCGCCGCCGACGCCGTGCTGCATCAGGCCAGCGCGCAAGTCGGCGTGGCGACCGCGGCGATGTATCCGCAGATCACGTTGTCCGCCAGCTACGGCGCCGAGGCCCTCACGCCGGCCCAGGTGTTCAGAGCCGGCAGCACGATCTGGAGTCTCGGCGCAGGCCTGCTGCAACCGGTTTTCCACGGCGGGCAACTGAGTGCGCAGAAGCGCGCGGCCGAGGCGGCGTACGAGCAGGCCGATGCGCAATATCGTGAAACGGTGCTGCTGGCGTTCCAGAACGTCGCGGACTCGCTGCGCGCGCTCGATCACGACGCGACCGGTCTGAAAGCGCAGACCGACGCCTGGCGCTCCGCCGGCGATTCGCTGGATCTGACGCGCGGGCAGTACCGCATCGGCGGAGTGAGCTACCTGGCGCTACTCGACGCCCAACGCCAGTACCACCAAACGGTGGTGAGTCGCGCGCAGGCCCAGGCATCCCGATACGCCGACACCGCGGCCCTCTTCCAGGCGCTCGGTGGCGGCTGGTGGAATGCCGCTGCGCCGGCCACCGCCGCAACAACGCATTGA
- a CDS encoding efflux RND transporter periplasmic adaptor subunit translates to MTERKPMAKRMVIMLICVGLLLAALVGFNQFRTYMFGKFMASNAAPPATVSAVVAGYQSWQPQLAAVGSLRAVRGVDVTTEVAGLVREVAFNSGQEAKAGQILVRLNADSDVALLQSLQAAAELAQTVYTRDKAQYGIKAIAKAQLDADAADLKGKKAQVAQQAALVDKKTIRAPFAGRLGITTINPGQYINPGDAIVTLQAIDPIYADFTLPQQQLGQLAIGQTIVVDTNAYSGQTFVGKIQSVSPKVDSTTRNVQIEASVDNHERKLLPGMYANVKIDAGAGQRYLTLPQTAITYNPYGATVFIVKPGTQPNAQGKTLPIAQQVFVTPGPTRGDQVAILKGVEAGAQVVTSGQLKLKNGTALIINNSVQPADSPNPAPQEQ, encoded by the coding sequence ATGACCGAGAGAAAACCGATGGCCAAGCGGATGGTGATCATGCTGATCTGTGTCGGCCTGCTGCTGGCCGCGCTCGTCGGCTTCAACCAGTTCCGCACCTACATGTTCGGCAAGTTCATGGCGAGCAACGCGGCGCCGCCCGCCACCGTCTCGGCGGTCGTCGCCGGCTATCAGTCGTGGCAGCCGCAGCTTGCGGCGGTTGGCAGCCTGCGCGCCGTGCGCGGCGTCGATGTCACTACCGAGGTCGCGGGCCTCGTGCGCGAAGTGGCGTTCAACTCGGGGCAGGAAGCGAAAGCCGGGCAAATCCTTGTCAGACTCAATGCCGACAGCGACGTGGCGCTGCTCCAGTCGCTACAGGCCGCGGCAGAACTCGCACAGACGGTCTACACGCGCGACAAGGCGCAGTACGGCATCAAGGCAATCGCCAAGGCGCAGCTCGACGCGGACGCCGCCGACCTGAAGGGCAAGAAGGCGCAAGTCGCGCAACAGGCCGCGCTCGTCGACAAGAAGACGATTCGCGCGCCGTTTGCGGGGCGCCTCGGCATCACCACGATCAATCCGGGGCAGTACATCAATCCGGGCGATGCGATCGTCACGCTGCAAGCGATCGATCCGATCTACGCCGATTTCACCCTGCCGCAGCAGCAGTTGGGGCAGCTCGCGATCGGCCAGACCATCGTGGTCGACACCAACGCGTACAGCGGGCAAACGTTCGTGGGCAAGATCCAGTCGGTCAGTCCGAAAGTCGACAGCACCACGCGTAACGTGCAGATCGAAGCCAGCGTGGACAATCACGAGCGCAAGCTGCTGCCGGGCATGTACGCGAACGTGAAGATCGACGCGGGCGCCGGGCAGCGCTACCTGACGCTGCCGCAAACGGCCATCACCTACAACCCCTACGGCGCGACCGTGTTCATTGTCAAGCCGGGCACCCAACCCAACGCGCAGGGCAAGACGCTGCCCATCGCGCAGCAGGTGTTCGTCACGCCGGGCCCGACGCGCGGCGACCAGGTCGCGATCCTGAAAGGTGTCGAAGCCGGCGCCCAGGTCGTGACGAGCGGGCAGCTCAAGCTCAAGAACGGCACAGCGCTCATCATCAACAACAGCGTGCAGCCGGCGGACAGTCCGAACCCGGCGCCTCAGGAACAATAG